The genomic segment ACGACAACGCCGAGACGGAAGCTGCCCCGGTTCAGAAGGAAGAGGAGCCGCGGTTTTCGTTCTACAAGATGCTGCCCAACTACGAGGTGGTGATCCCGGAAGAGGAATACCCGGACAAGCAACAGACGTCATCGAATACGCATCACAGCACGCCCGCAGGCGAGCCGCCGCCCAAGCCCAGTCGTCCGCAACCGACCACACCCAAGGTCGATGAACCCGGCAACTACATCATCCAGGCCGGCTCGTTCTCCACGTTTGCCGACGCCGACCGTCGCAAGGCCGAACTGGCGCTGCTGGGCGTACCCGCGCAGATCGTGGACGTGGACCTGGCCTCGGGCAAGACGGTCTACCGGGTACAGAGCCAGACGATCACTTCCAGCAGCAAGCTCAACGACACCCTTGGCCGACTGCGTGAAAACCGGATCGATACGCTGGTC from the Salinisphaera sp. T31B1 genome contains:
- a CDS encoding SPOR domain-containing protein, with protein sequence MSRDYSSRRNAPAGKSRRKTPQRKAAARPASKKRPAGSGPPGWVWLVCGLCIGLTVAAGFYVFARPAGTPMREQIAITAPENVTDEQRASMADDNAETEAAPVQKEEEPRFSFYKMLPNYEVVIPEEEYPDKQQTSSNTHHSTPAGEPPPKPSRPQPTTPKVDEPGNYIIQAGSFSTFADADRRKAELALLGVPAQIVDVDLASGKTVYRVQSQTITSSSKLNDTLGRLRENRIDTLVMRAKN